The segment CCACGGGTCGCACACGGCCGTGATCTCGACGTTCTGAGAATCGATGAAGGGACGCACACCGGTCATGTGGGCGCCGCGTCCGCGGCCGCCGCACCCGATGATGCCGATGGAGAGCCGGTCGTTGGCGCCGGCCACGCGGGCGTAGCTCGCGGCGGACAAGGACAGGGCCGCTGCCCCGGCCGTGGCGGTCTTCAGGAAATTGCGACGCGTTGTTTTCTCGGACATGTTCTGCACTCCTTCAGTGGGCCGAATCGCTTTTCTGGTTCGTCAAGGCTACTCCCGGGCCATGGGACGGCGCAAGCCGCCCGCCCGTGATTTGGGCGCACGGGTCACGCATCCACGGGCCACTCCTCGAGGTCATCCAGCGGGAAAATGGGCCGATGGATGCGCCGGTACGGAAAACTCCCGAGGTTGCTCGAACAGGGACCGGGGGTGTCAATCCAGTACATGGCTTTTGCGACCGGGTCGTAGGCGCGGCGGTGCGCTACGGCGGCTTTCACGCCGATGGCAAAGCAATCCTCGGGCGCTATGCCCTGACTCCGCAATTGGCCGAGGTCAAAGGGCGGTGTCTTTCGGCTTGTAAGCAGGATGCGCACGCCGCGATGCCGCACGACGGCGCACGGGCCCATATCGATCCAGGACCCAAACATCGAGGCCAGATGGCTCTGCTTGTCTTCGAGTTCAAAGCGCCCGTCCGTCAGGGACAGCAAATCAACCCGCACCGGCAGCGGGCCAGCGTCGAACCGGGAGCCACGACCGCCGATTTCGAGGTCGAGCCGCGCGCCTGGCGCGTGCAGATGCGCGACCGCCGCGGCGCGCGGGTCGTTAATCGCAATCGCCGCGTTGGAGATGCCGTTCTCAAGAAAGAACCGCAGCAACCCGGTGCCATCGCCCGGCGCGCCGCCGCCGATATTGTCCGACGGCTCCACAAGCACGACGGGGCCCTCGGTGTGCGTGCGCAAGCGCGACAGGGCTTCGGCGGGGGGCATATCGAGCACATTGCCGCATCTGCGCTTGCGAATCGCGATATCGCGCAATTCCGCCAGCGGCCCGCGGGCTTGGTCAGGGTCGCCCAGCGTGATGGCCGTGAAACACGCGCTCGTTTCGGGCGCGTCCGTGAACGCACAGCCGCTGCACACGTTCACGAAGAGGATATCCTGCTCTTCGCGTTCGGCGGCTCGCGCCCTTTCCTCCAGCGCGCGC is part of the Candidatus Hydrogenedentota bacterium genome and harbors:
- a CDS encoding M81 family metallopeptidase, with amino-acid sequence MNKTKRVLLAGLYHETHTFLDEVTGLDAFQTAHGEELLDSAGDSSPLGGALDAAQRFGWELAPVIDMRAMPGGTVADAVVEHFWSAVADALADHPPAGLDGVFLVLHGAMASESFTDVEGEILERIRALPSAARLPVCGVLDLHANFTERMARLSDGLVAYRENPHTDAKQAAEDAAALLERVMRTGVRPVTVWERAPAMWPATGTGTANDPMRALEERARAAEREEQDILFVNVCSGCAFTDAPETSACFTAITLGDPDQARGPLAELRDIAIRKRRCGNVLDMPPAEALSRLRTHTEGPVVLVEPSDNIGGGAPGDGTGLLRFFLENGISNAAIAINDPRAAAVAHLHAPGARLDLEIGGRGSRFDAGPLPVRVDLLSLTDGRFELEDKQSHLASMFGSWIDMGPCAVVRHRGVRILLTSRKTPPFDLGQLRSQGIAPEDCFAIGVKAAVAHRRAYDPVAKAMYWIDTPGPCSSNLGSFPYRRIHRPIFPLDDLEEWPVDA